One window of Marinomonas primoryensis genomic DNA carries:
- the dnaB gene encoding replicative DNA helicase: MQQNDSEVASIKLPPYSIEAERSVVGGLMLDPEAWEKVSELVIADDFYRPEHKLIFTVIARLADESEPIDVVTIGERLDKRGDLESIGGMAYLIEVAEATPSSSNIGSYADIVRERSILRRLISTTNDISARAFHPEGMTAAEVLDEAERKIFQIAEGGEKKGGPRIVSDILSATVDKIDELYHQEGAITGLSTGFTDLDAMTAGMQKSDLIIVAGRPSMGKTTFAMNLVENATMISDKPVIVFSLEMPSEQLMMRMLSSLGRIDQTRMRSGQLVQEDWDKLMSAVKMLKDRKLFIDDTGGISPTEMRSRVRRIAREHGGVAMIMVDYLQLMQIPGFTEGRTNEISEISRSLKALAKEMECPVVALSQLNRSLENRPNKRPVNSDLRESGAIEQDADVISFVYRDEVYHEDTPHKGIAEIIIGKQRNGPIGTCRLAFVGKYTRFEDLAPDAYRDFDDE; encoded by the coding sequence GTGCAACAAAATGATTCTGAAGTCGCTTCTATTAAATTACCACCTTATTCTATTGAGGCTGAGCGTTCTGTTGTGGGCGGCTTGATGCTTGACCCAGAAGCTTGGGAGAAAGTATCTGAGCTGGTGATCGCCGATGATTTTTATCGTCCCGAGCATAAGCTCATTTTTACTGTCATTGCGCGTCTAGCGGATGAGTCTGAGCCTATTGATGTTGTAACCATTGGAGAACGCCTAGATAAGCGTGGCGACTTAGAATCCATTGGTGGCATGGCGTATTTGATTGAAGTCGCTGAAGCCACTCCGAGCTCCTCTAATATTGGTTCTTATGCGGACATTGTTCGCGAACGCTCGATTTTGCGCCGTCTTATTTCAACGACTAACGACATTTCTGCTCGAGCGTTTCATCCAGAAGGTATGACGGCGGCTGAAGTTTTAGATGAAGCAGAAAGGAAGATTTTTCAAATTGCAGAAGGTGGGGAAAAGAAAGGCGGCCCTAGAATTGTTTCTGATATTCTTAGTGCGACGGTTGATAAGATAGATGAGCTTTACCATCAAGAAGGTGCGATTACTGGTTTGAGTACCGGTTTTACTGATCTAGATGCCATGACGGCGGGCATGCAAAAATCGGATTTGATTATCGTAGCGGGTCGTCCTTCCATGGGTAAAACGACCTTTGCAATGAATCTGGTGGAAAATGCCACCATGATTAGTGATAAGCCGGTCATTGTGTTCAGCTTAGAGATGCCATCAGAGCAGTTGATGATGCGTATGTTGTCCTCGCTTGGTCGAATTGATCAGACACGTATGCGATCTGGTCAATTGGTTCAAGAGGATTGGGATAAGTTAATGTCTGCTGTGAAGATGCTCAAAGATCGTAAGCTATTCATTGATGATACAGGTGGTATTAGCCCGACCGAGATGCGTTCTCGAGTGCGCCGAATTGCGCGTGAACATGGCGGTGTTGCTATGATCATGGTCGATTATCTTCAGTTGATGCAAATTCCAGGTTTTACGGAAGGTCGAACTAATGAAATTTCTGAAATCTCTCGCTCGCTTAAGGCATTAGCTAAAGAGATGGAGTGTCCTGTAGTGGCGCTTTCTCAGCTAAACCGTAGTCTGGAGAATCGTCCTAATAAACGCCCCGTAAACTCGGATTTGCGTGAATCGGGAGCGATCGAGCAGGATGCAGATGTAATATCGTTTGTTTATCGTGATGAGGTGTATCACGAGGACACACCGCATAAAGGTATCGCAGAAATTATTATTGGAAAGCAACGTAATGGCCCAATAGGTACCTGTCGCTTAGCGTTTGTTGGTAAATATACCCGCTTTGAAGATTTGGCACCCGATGCTTATCGGGATTTTGATGACGAATAA
- the rplI gene encoding 50S ribosomal protein L9 gives MEVILLDKVNKLGGIGDVAVVKPGYARNFLIPNKKAVMATKANLASFEERRIELEAKAAERKVAAEARAETLEGKTFTIAANAGDEGKLFGSIGTRDIADAISTQVAVEKAEIRLPEGAIRHTGSFEVDIQLHSEVVVTVTLAVIAE, from the coding sequence ATGGAAGTTATTCTACTCGACAAAGTAAACAAGCTAGGTGGAATTGGTGACGTTGCCGTCGTTAAACCAGGCTATGCTCGTAACTTTTTGATTCCGAACAAAAAAGCTGTAATGGCGACTAAAGCTAACTTGGCTAGCTTTGAAGAGCGTCGTATTGAACTTGAAGCAAAGGCAGCTGAACGTAAAGTAGCTGCTGAAGCTCGTGCTGAAACACTAGAAGGTAAAACTTTCACTATCGCTGCAAATGCTGGTGATGAAGGTAAACTTTTTGGTTCTATCGGTACTCGTGATATCGCTGACGCTATCTCTACGCAAGTAGCAGTAGAAAAAGCTGAAATCCGTCTTCCTGAAGGCGCGATTCGTCACACTGGTTCTTTCGAAGTAGACATCCAGCTTCACTCTGAAGTTGTTGTTACTGTTACTTTGGCGGTAATCGCAGAGTAA